The following coding sequences lie in one Mycobacterium sp. DL440 genomic window:
- a CDS encoding carbon-nitrogen hydrolase family protein encodes MRIALAQIATGTDPSSNLVLVEEYTRRAAADGARLVLFPEATMCRFGVPLGPVAEDLDGPWATAVREIAAQAGVVVVAGMFTPSQDGRVTNTLIATGPGVDAHYHKIHLYDAFGFAESRTVAPGFEPVTITVDGATVGLSTCYDIRFPELYVELARRGAQLITVHASWGSGPGKLEQWTLLARARALDTTGFIAAVDQAYPGEEIAKVGPTGVGGSLVASPTGEVLAAAGAERELLVFDVDLDAANQVRDTIAVLQNRSQFAQFGKAQSLG; translated from the coding sequence ATGCGAATTGCCCTGGCGCAGATCGCGACCGGCACGGACCCGTCGTCGAATTTGGTGCTGGTCGAGGAGTACACCCGGCGCGCCGCCGCTGACGGCGCCCGGTTGGTGTTGTTCCCCGAGGCCACCATGTGCCGGTTCGGGGTGCCACTGGGCCCCGTCGCCGAGGATCTCGACGGGCCGTGGGCGACGGCGGTGCGCGAGATCGCCGCGCAGGCCGGGGTCGTCGTGGTGGCCGGGATGTTCACCCCGAGCCAGGACGGGCGGGTCACCAACACCCTGATCGCGACCGGTCCCGGGGTGGACGCGCACTACCACAAGATCCACCTCTACGACGCCTTCGGATTCGCCGAATCGCGCACTGTGGCACCCGGTTTCGAGCCGGTGACGATCACCGTCGACGGGGCGACCGTCGGCCTGAGCACCTGCTACGACATCCGATTCCCGGAGCTCTACGTGGAGCTGGCCCGTCGCGGCGCCCAGCTGATCACCGTGCACGCCTCGTGGGGGTCCGGGCCCGGCAAGCTGGAGCAGTGGACCCTGCTGGCCCGGGCCCGTGCGCTGGACACCACCGGATTCATCGCCGCGGTGGACCAGGCCTATCCGGGCGAGGAAATCGCCAAGGTCGGGCCGACGGGTGTCGGCGGCAGTCTGGTGGCCTCCCCCACCGGAGAGGTTCTCGCCGCGGCCGGCGCCGAGCGGGAGTTGCTGGTCTTCGACGTCGACCTCGATGCCGCCAACCAGGTCCGGGACACCATCGCTGTGCTGCAGAACCGCTCACAGTTCGCTCAGTTCGGTAAGGCACAATCGCTGGGGTGA
- a CDS encoding class I SAM-dependent methyltransferase encodes MTGSPSTSRPVGAVTRGTTGYNRLRRSDRWLVHSPRVRSVLRAAGDPLVVDLGYGALPVTTLELAARLQSVRPDVRVVGLEIHPERVSTARAMAGGSDVHFALGGFELAGLRPVLVRAFNVLRQYPVEAVPEAWATMSRRLAPGGLIVDGTCDELGRRCCWVLLDADGPVSLTLACDPFSIERPSDLAERLPKVLIHHNVEGQPIHALLGAADRAWASAAGHGVFGPRVRWRAMVQLLRAEGHPVAAPRRRLRDGVLTVPWSSVAPLS; translated from the coding sequence CTGACTGGATCGCCGAGCACGTCTAGACCTGTCGGGGCGGTCACCCGCGGCACCACCGGGTACAACCGGCTGCGCCGCAGCGACCGCTGGCTGGTGCACTCGCCACGGGTGCGCAGCGTATTGCGGGCCGCGGGCGATCCACTGGTGGTCGACCTCGGGTACGGCGCGCTGCCGGTGACCACGCTCGAATTGGCCGCGCGGCTGCAATCGGTGCGCCCCGACGTACGCGTCGTCGGACTGGAGATCCACCCCGAACGCGTGTCCACCGCACGCGCGATGGCCGGCGGCAGCGACGTCCACTTCGCCCTCGGCGGGTTCGAGTTGGCCGGGCTGCGCCCGGTGCTGGTGCGGGCGTTCAACGTGTTGCGGCAGTACCCGGTCGAGGCAGTGCCCGAGGCCTGGGCGACGATGTCGCGCCGGCTCGCGCCCGGTGGGCTGATCGTCGACGGAACCTGCGACGAGCTGGGCCGCAGATGCTGCTGGGTACTGCTCGATGCGGACGGGCCGGTGAGCCTGACCCTGGCGTGTGACCCGTTCAGCATCGAGCGGCCGTCGGATCTGGCCGAACGGCTGCCCAAGGTGCTGATCCACCACAACGTCGAAGGGCAGCCCATCCACGCGCTGCTCGGCGCGGCCGACCGGGCCTGGGCCAGCGCGGCCGGGCACGGGGTGTTCGGGCCTCGGGTGCGCTGGCGAGCCATGGTGCAGTTGTTGCGTGCCGAGGGCCACCCGGTCGCCGCGCCGCGCCGCCGGTTGCGCGACGGGGTGCTCACAGTCCCGTGGTCTTCCGTGGCGCCACTAAGCTGA